From one Salmo salar chromosome ssa09, Ssal_v3.1, whole genome shotgun sequence genomic stretch:
- the LOC106612327 gene encoding basic proline-rich protein-like: MLHQLATSSNSSKQHYSKHSATAPLHTARIHTVPLPTARIHTAPLHTAALPTARLPTDPLPTFPLHTAPLPTARSTQPRSTPLRSPQPGSTQPRSTQPRSTQPGSPPPPLPTARIHTAPLHTAPLHTDPLPTARLPTARIHTAPLHTARLPTPRSPQPGSTQSRSTQPRSTQPGSPPPRSPQPGSTQPRSTQPRSPQFRSPQPGSTQPRSTQPRSPQPSPAPHNQAPHSPTPHSPAPHNQAPHSPAPHSPAPHNQAPHSPAPHSQAPHRPAPHSQDPHSPAPHSQAPHRPRSTQPGSTQPRSTQPGSTQPRSTQPGSTPPRSTQPGSTQPRSTQPRSTQPRSTPLRSPQPGSTQPRSTQPRSPQPRSTQPGSPPPAPHIPTPHSPAPHSPTPHSQDPHSPAPHSPAPHSQAPHSPAPHRPAPHGPAPHSQDPHSSAPHSPAPHRPAPHSQAPHSQDPQPRSTQPGSTQPRSTQPRSTQPGSPPPRSPQPGSTQPRSPQPGSTQPRSPQPRSPQPRSPQPGSTQSRSTQPGSTQPRSPQPGSTQSRSTQPGSTQPRSPQPGSTQSRSPQPGSRQPRSPQPGSTQSRSPQPGSRMWGGGEPAPGSTQPRSPQPGSTQTRSPQPGSPQPGSTQPRSTQPGSPPPRSPQPGSTQPRSTQPRSTQPGSPPPRSPQPGSTQPRSPQPGSTQPRSTQPGSTQPRSPQPGSTQSRSPQPGSRQPRSPQPGSTQTRSPQPGSTQPRSPQPKVSTSHTRLWACK, translated from the exons ATGTTGCATCAGTTAGCAACAAGCAGTAACAGCTCCAAACAACACTACTCTAAACATTCAGCAACAGCCCCGCTCCACACAGCCAGGATCCACACAGTCCCACTCCCCACAGCCAGGATCCACACAGCCCCGCTCCACACAGCCGCGCTCCCCACAGCCAGGCTCCCCACCGACCCGCTCCCCACATTCCCGCTCCACACAGCCCCGCTCCCCACAGCCCGCTCCACACAGCCCCGCTCCACACCGCTCCGCTCCCCACAGCCAGGATCCACACAGCCCCGCTCCACACAGCCCCGCtccacacagccaggctccccacCGCCCCCACTCCCCACAGCCAGGATCCACACAGCCCCGCTCCACACAGCCCCGCTCCACACAGACCCGCTCCCCACAGCCAGGCTCCCCACAGCCAGGATCCACACAGCCCCGCtccacacagccaggctccccacCCCCCGCTCCCCACAGCCAGGATCCACACAGTCCCGCTCCACACAGCCCCGCtccacacagccaggctccccacCGCCCCGCTCCCCACAGCCAGGATCCACACAGCCCCGCTCCACACAGCCCCGCTCCCCACAGTTCCGCTCCCCACAGCCAGGATCCACACAGCCCCGCTCCACACAGCCCCGCTCCCCACAGCCCAGCCCCGCTCCCCACAACCAGGCTCCACACAGTCCCACTCCACACAGCCCCGCTCCCCACAACCAAGCTCCACACAGCCCCGCTCCCCACAGCCCCGCTCCCCACAACCAGGCTCCACACAGTCCCGCTCCACACAGCCAGGCTCCACACCGCCCCGCTCCACACAGCCAGGATCCACACAGCCCCGCTCCACACAGCCAGGCTCCACACCGCCCCCGCTCCACACAGCCAGGATCCACACAGCCCCGCTCCACACAGCCAGGCTCCACACAGCCCCGCTCCACACAGCCAGGCTCCACACCGCCCCGCTCCACACAGCCAGGATCCACACAGCCCCGCTCCACACAGCCCCGCTCCACACAGCCCCGCTCCACACCGCTCCGCTCCCCACAGCCAGGATCCACACAGCCCCGCTCCACACAGCCCCGCTCCCCACAGCCCCGCtccacacagccaggctccccacCCCCCGCTCCCCACATTCCCACTCCACACAGCCCCGCTCCCCACAGTCCCACTCCCCACAGCCAGGATCCACACAGCCCCGCTCCACACAGCCCCGCTCCCCACAGCCAGGCTCCACACAGCCCCGCTCCACACAGGCCCGCTCCCCACGGCCCCGCTCCCCACAGCCAGGATCCACACAGCTCCGCTCCACACAGCCCCGCTCCACACAGACCCGCTCCCCACAGCCAGGCTCCCCACAGCCAGGATCCACAGCCCCGCTCCACACAGCCAGGATCCACACAGCCCCGCTCCACACAGCCCCGCtccacacagccaggctccccacCGCCCCGCTCCCCACAGCCAGGATCCACACAGCCCCGCTCCCCACAGCCAGGATCCACACAGCCCCGCTCCCCACAGCCCCGCTCCCCACAGCCCCGGTCCCCACAGCCAGGATCCACACAGTCCCGCTCCACACAACCAGGCTCCACACAGCCCCGCTCCCCACAACCAGGATCCACACAGTCCCGCTCCACACAACCAGGCTCCACACAGCCCCGCTCCCCACAACCAGGCTCCACACAGTCCCGCTCCCCACAACCAGGCTCCCGACAGCCCCGCTCCCCACAACCAGGCTCCACACAGTCCCGCTCCCCACAACCAGGCTCCCGAATGTGGGGCGGGGGGGAGCCGGCT CCAGGATCCACACAGCCCCGCTCCCCACAGCCAGGATCCACACAGACCCGCTCCCCACAGCCAGGCTCCCCACAGCCAGGCTCCACACAGCCCCGCtccacacagccaggctccccacCGCCCCGCTCCCCACAGCCAGGATCCACACAGCCCCGCTCCACACAGCCCCGCtccacacagccaggctccccacCGCCCCGCTCCCCACAGCCAGGATCCACACAGCCCCGCTCCCCACAGCCAGGATCCACACAGCCCCGCTCCACACAACCAGGCTCCACACAGCCCCGCTCCCCACAACCAGGCTCCACACAGTCCCGCTCCCCACAACCAGGCTCCCGACAGCCCCGCTCCCCACAACCAGGCTCCACACAGACCCGCTCCCCACAACCAGGCTCCACACAACCCCGCTCCCCACAACccaaagtatccacctcacacacaagGTTATGGGCTTGTAAATAG